Genomic window (Fundidesulfovibrio terrae):
CCTTCGCCATCGGGGCCGCCCTGGCAGCCGCATCGGGCATCCTCGTGGGCCTCTACTACGGCTCCGTGCGCTACGACATGGGCTTCGTGCCGGGCATAAAAGCCTTCGCCGCCGCGGTGCTCGGCGGCATCGGCTCCATCACCGGGGCCATGCTCGGCGGGCTCATCATCGGCATCACCGAGATCTTCACCGCCGCCTACATCTCGGGCGAATACAAGGACGTGTTCGCCTTCGTGATCCTCATCGCGGTGCTCTACTTCATGCCCACCGGGCTCATGGGTGAGAACATCAATGACACCCGCGTCTAAGTCGCTCATCTCCAAGCTTCTGCTGGCGGCCCTGTGGCTGTTCGTGCTGGTCTGGCCCTTGACCGGCATCACGCCCCAGGGGCTCGAATTCGCCAAGGCCCTGCGCATCGTGGGCGCTGCCATGGCGGGCACGCTTCTGTGCCTGGGAGCCTTGAAACTCAATAAATCCATGAATCTGGGAGTGGGACGCGCGGTTTCGTCCGTCACATCGTCGCTTTCGCGCACGCCCGGCTGGCTGTGGAAGTGGGGGCTCGTCGTTGCGCTGGCGGCCTTCCCCTTCGTATCCTCGCGCTACGGGCAGGACGTGGCCATCAACGTGCTGGTGTACGTGGCCCTGGGCCTGGGCCTGAACATCGTGGTGGGCCTGGCCGGGCTTCTGGACCTGGGCTACATCGCCTTCTACGGCGTGGGGGCCTACACCTACGCATTGCTCTCCATCCACTTCCAGATGTCCTTCTGGCTGGCCCTGCCGCTGTGCGCGCTCTTCGCGGCCACGGCCGGGTGCATCATCGGCTACCCGACGCTTCGCATGCGCGGCGACTACCTGGCCATCGTCACCCTGGGATTCGGAGAGATCCTGCGCCTGGTGCTCAACAACTGGATGGACCTGACCGGCGGCCCCAACGGCCTGCTCGGCATCAAGGCCCCCGTGATCTACCTGCCCGACCCCGAGAAGGGCTGGGAACTCACCCGGACCCTGCTCAAGAGCCCGACGGCCCAGTACTTCCTGATCCTGGCCATCGCCGCCTTCACCGTGCTTGCCGTGCGCCGCCTGGCCGATTCGCGCATCGGCCGCGCCTGGGAGGCCATCCGCGAGGACGAGACGGCCGCATCCATCATGGGTGTGAACACCTTCGCCCTGAAACTCCTGGCCTACGCCATGGGCGCCGTATTCGGCGGCCTGGCCGGAGCGTTCTTCTCAGCCAAGATGCGCTTCGTCTCCCCCGGCTCCTTCACCTTCATCGAGTCGGCCATGGTGCTGGCCATGGTGGTGCTGGGCGGCATGGGCTCCATCCCGGGCATCGTGCTGGGAGCCATCGCGCTCATCGCCCTGCCCGAGGTCTTCCGCGACTTCGAGCACTACCGCATGCTGGTCTTCGGCGCGGCCATGGCCATCATGATGCTCTTCCGCCCCGCCGGGCTCATCCCGGCCAAGCGGGTGGGACGACGCAGCGAGGAGGCCCACTCGTGAGCACTCCCGTACTCGAACTGCGCGAGCTTTCCGCCGGGTGGGGACGCGCCCCGGCCATCCGCGAGGTCTGCCTCACCGTCATGCCCGGCGAGATCGTCACCATCATCGGGGCCAACGGCGCGGGCAAGTCCACCACGCTCATGGCCGTCAGCGGCATCCTGCGCCCCATGTCCGGGCAGGTGTTCTACCAGGGCCAGGACATCGCGGCCATCTCCGCCGAGAAGCTTCCCGCCATGGGACTGTGCCAGGTGCCCGAAGGACGCAGGATATTTCCCCGGCTGACGGTGGCCGAGAACCTGGATATGGGGGCTTATTTCCGGCGTGACAGCGACGCCGTGCGCCGGGACCTGGACCACATCTACAGCCTCTTCCCCCGTCTTTCCGAACGCGCCTCCCAGCACGGCGGCACCCTTTCCGGCGGCGAGCAGCAGATGCTGGCCATCGGCCGGGCGCTCATGGGCAGGCCCAAGCTGCTGCTCCTGGACGAGCCGTCCCTGGGCTTGGCCCCGCTCATCGTGGAGCACATCTTCGCCATCATCAAACGGGTGAACGAAGAGGAAGGCATGACCGTGCTGCTGGTGGAGCAGAACGCCAACCTGGCGCTCAAGCTGGCGCACCGGGGCTACGTCATGGAGACGGGACGCATCGCCATGTCCGGCGCGGGGCAGGAACTCCTGGAGAATCCCGAGATCCGGAAGGCTTACCTGGGCGAATAGCCCGATCCAAGAAAAGCGAAGGCAAAGAGCGAGGAAGAGGGAAAGGCCGGGAGGAATGCCTCCGGCGGCCAAAGGGCCCAGTCCCTTTGGAATCCCCTTTCGCTTCGCGTCCCGCATTGCGAGCGTTACGGCATGACACGCAAAAGCGCGGCAATGGCCCTGGCCATCACCGCAACCCTCTGGTCCATCGGCGGCGTCTTCATCAAGAGCGTGGAGTGGAATCCATTGGCGATTGCGGGAACTCGATCCGGCATCGCGGCGGTGTTTCTGCTGCTGGTGCTCGGCAAGCCGAAGATACGCTTCAGTTGGCCGCTCATCGGCGCGGCCGTGTCCACGGCCTCCTGCATGCTCCTCTTCGTCAGCGCCACCTGTCTGACCACCGCCGCCAACGCCGTGGTGCTCCAATACCTGGCCCCGCTGCACGTGGCCATCCTGGCCCCGAAGTTCCTGGGCGAGCCCACCAAGGGCCGCGACTGGCTGGCCCTGGCCCTGGCCCTGGGCGGGATGACGCTCTTTTTCTGGGACGAGGTTTCGCCGGACGGGCAGTTGGGCATATTTCTGGCCCTGGGATCGAGTCTCGCCTTCGCGGGCATTCCCCTGTGCCTGCGCAAGCTCGGCGACCAGGGCGGCCAGACCGAGGCCGTGCTCCTGGGCAACGCCCTGCTGGCCGTGGTGTGCTCTCCCTTCTACTTCCAGGCCGGGCAGGGCGGTTATCCGGACTTGAAGGGCGTGGGGGCGCTGCTCATCCTGGGAGTCATCCAGACCGGGCTGGCCTATTACATCTACACCAAGGCCGTGCGCCACGTGCGCGCCCTTCCGGCCATGCTCATCCCGGTGATCGAGCCCATCCTGAACCCGGTCTGGGTGTTCCTGTTCATCGGCGAACGCCCATCCAGCCACGCCATCCTCGGCGGGGCCATCGTGCTGGGCGCGGCCACCATGCAGGGCCTCATGGCCGCGAGGTCCAGATGAACGAGGAATTGACCGGTTCGCTTGAGGAGTGTCTGCGGGCGCCGCTTCCGAAACAACTCCCGAAGGCCGGGTGAGGCCATGTCCCTGACCACGGTCAAGCTCTTCGTCACGGCCGTCATCTGGGGCGGAACGTTCATCGCCGGACGCATGCTGGGCCCCGAGTGCTCGCCGTTCACGGCGGCCTTCCTGCGCTTCGTGGCCGCAAGCGCCGTGCTCGTTCCCTACTTCCTCATGACCGAGGGGAGGCCCTCCAGGCTGGACGGCCGCACGCTTCTGCTGGTGGCCGGGCTCGGGGCCACCGGGGTCTTCGCCTACAACGCCTTCTTCCTGTGGGGGCTCAAGTCCGTCCCGGCCGGGCGCGCGGCCATCATCGTGGCCGGAAACCCGGTGTTCATCGCCCTGCTCTCGCGCCTCATCTTCAAGGAACCCCTGACCCGCACCAAGGTCATCGGCGTGGCCCTGTGCCTCACCGGCGCGGCCGTGGTTATCGGCCGGGGCAATCCCCTTGGCCTGTTCGCCGGACATTTGAGCCTGGGCGACATGGCCATCACCGGGGCCATGTTCTCCTGGGTGGCCTATTCGCTTCTGGGCAAGCAGGTCATGGGCAGGATTTCTCCCCTGGCCGCAGTGACTTTCTCCTGCCTGGCCGGAATGTTCATGCTGCTTCCGCCCGCCGTCTCGGAGGGGATGAGCGTCCAGGCGGCGCGGCTCACCTTCTCGGGATGGTCGGCCATCGTCTACCTGGGAGTGCTGGGCACGGCGGTGGGATTCCTCTGGTTTTACCAGGGGATCAAGACCATCGGTGCGTCCAAGGCCGCGGTGTTCATCAACTTCGTGCCCGTGTCCGCCGCCGCCATGGGGGCGCTCATGCTTGGCGAACCCGTGGACGCCTCCATCCTGGCCGGAGGAGCCCTGGTGCTCGCCGGCGTGGCCCTGACCAACCGCCCTGCCCGCCGTCCCTGAACCGGGGGGGGACTTGCCCGTTCCCCATGCGATACTTATATCCTCCTGCGAACAGTTAAGGAGCGATCATGCGCCGGCTCAAACGAACGATCCAGAAAACGACCGCGAGGCTTATCGCCTCCACTTGTGTTTTGGGGCTTCTGGCAGGTCTTGCCTGCGGCCAGGCCCTTGCCCAGAGCAACGCCGACGCACCCGCGGCCAAACCGGCCTCCAAGACCGAACGCGCGGCCCAGTCCCCGGCCCCGTCGAAGGACCGCAAGCGCAAGGCCATCGCCGCGCAGCCGCTCCTGACCGAACAGACCTCCGACGTGGCTTTGCTTGAGCGCCAGAAGCCCGGCAACGGAATCAAGGAAATCGCGCCCGGAGCGGGCCAGGGCAGCACGCAGAGGTCCGGCTCCGCGCGCCTGGCCCCGGAGTTCCGTCCCGCCGTGGACACGTTGACACCTTCCGATTCCATCGCCCGCGAGCCCAAGACCTACGACCGGTTGACGCCCGGCATCTCCGCCATCATCCACCCCGGCAAGGACACCGAAATACAGGGCGTCTTCAATCTTCCCGAGGCAAAGGTGGGGTCCATGCGGCCATACGGCCAGCCCGAGGGCGGGGCCAAGTCCGCCGCGTCCGGCGGCGTCATGCTCAAGAAGAGCTTCTAGCGCCGATACGGGACTCCAAAGGCGCAGCCCTTTGGCCGCCGGAGGCCTCCCCTGCCACCTCGCCACCGCGCTCCAAACCCGACCCCCCCACTCCGCTAAGTATTCGATAGTGCTTCCCTTCCTGCCCCATTGCGGCTAGTAGGGAAACCCCATGTTCACCGGTTACGCCCTCGTGGTCCTGGCAGCCCTCCTGTGGGGCATGATCGGGCCGCTCTCCAAGTACGCCTTCCAGGCCGGGATGCCGCCGGTGGAGGTGGCCTTCTGGCGCGCCATGCTGGCCTGGGTGCTCTACGCCGGGCACGCCGTGGCGCTTCGCCGGGTGGTCATCGGCGGGCGCGACCTGGCCCTGGTGGCCGTGTTCGGCGTGGTGTGCATCTTCGGGCTCTTCGGCAGCTACGTGCTGGCCGTGCAGGAGGGAGGGGCCGCCCTGGCCTCGGTGCTCCTCTACACGGCCCCGGCCTGGGT
Coding sequences:
- a CDS encoding ABC transporter permease subunit, which gives rise to MTPASKSLISKLLLAALWLFVLVWPLTGITPQGLEFAKALRIVGAAMAGTLLCLGALKLNKSMNLGVGRAVSSVTSSLSRTPGWLWKWGLVVALAAFPFVSSRYGQDVAINVLVYVALGLGLNIVVGLAGLLDLGYIAFYGVGAYTYALLSIHFQMSFWLALPLCALFAATAGCIIGYPTLRMRGDYLAIVTLGFGEILRLVLNNWMDLTGGPNGLLGIKAPVIYLPDPEKGWELTRTLLKSPTAQYFLILAIAAFTVLAVRRLADSRIGRAWEAIREDETAASIMGVNTFALKLLAYAMGAVFGGLAGAFFSAKMRFVSPGSFTFIESAMVLAMVVLGGMGSIPGIVLGAIALIALPEVFRDFEHYRMLVFGAAMAIMMLFRPAGLIPAKRVGRRSEEAHS
- a CDS encoding ABC transporter ATP-binding protein gives rise to the protein MSTPVLELRELSAGWGRAPAIREVCLTVMPGEIVTIIGANGAGKSTTLMAVSGILRPMSGQVFYQGQDIAAISAEKLPAMGLCQVPEGRRIFPRLTVAENLDMGAYFRRDSDAVRRDLDHIYSLFPRLSERASQHGGTLSGGEQQMLAIGRALMGRPKLLLLDEPSLGLAPLIVEHIFAIIKRVNEEEGMTVLLVEQNANLALKLAHRGYVMETGRIAMSGAGQELLENPEIRKAYLGE
- a CDS encoding DMT family transporter, which encodes MTRKSAAMALAITATLWSIGGVFIKSVEWNPLAIAGTRSGIAAVFLLLVLGKPKIRFSWPLIGAAVSTASCMLLFVSATCLTTAANAVVLQYLAPLHVAILAPKFLGEPTKGRDWLALALALGGMTLFFWDEVSPDGQLGIFLALGSSLAFAGIPLCLRKLGDQGGQTEAVLLGNALLAVVCSPFYFQAGQGGYPDLKGVGALLILGVIQTGLAYYIYTKAVRHVRALPAMLIPVIEPILNPVWVFLFIGERPSSHAILGGAIVLGAATMQGLMAARSR
- a CDS encoding DMT family transporter, producing MSLTTVKLFVTAVIWGGTFIAGRMLGPECSPFTAAFLRFVAASAVLVPYFLMTEGRPSRLDGRTLLLVAGLGATGVFAYNAFFLWGLKSVPAGRAAIIVAGNPVFIALLSRLIFKEPLTRTKVIGVALCLTGAAVVIGRGNPLGLFAGHLSLGDMAITGAMFSWVAYSLLGKQVMGRISPLAAVTFSCLAGMFMLLPPAVSEGMSVQAARLTFSGWSAIVYLGVLGTAVGFLWFYQGIKTIGASKAAVFINFVPVSAAAMGALMLGEPVDASILAGGALVLAGVALTNRPARRP